One stretch of Deltaproteobacteria bacterium DNA includes these proteins:
- the era gene encoding GTPase Era — translation MTESTHYSGFVAIIGAPNVGKSTLLNRILRQKVAITSAKPQTTRHRILGVWTTPNSQVIFLDTPGIHQADNLLNQVLLRQALSTLSDADLILFMVEPDRRQKDHELVLKALKNQDRPIILAFNKIDLIKKKDLLPWMERYSRELPLAALVPISALTGEGLPVLLEEIVKQLPEGPEYYPPDTITDQPERFIAAEMIREQVFNLTRQEIPYSTAVTIEEFNEDRSDLVRIKAVIHVERNSQKGIIIGKKGEMLKRIGSAARQDIERLTGTRVFLELFVRVEKNWSQDRRAIRRLGYR, via the coding sequence ATGACTGAATCAACACACTATTCTGGTTTTGTGGCCATCATCGGCGCGCCGAATGTAGGCAAATCCACCTTGCTCAACCGCATACTGAGACAGAAGGTGGCCATCACTTCAGCCAAACCCCAGACCACCCGCCATCGCATCCTCGGAGTCTGGACCACGCCAAACTCTCAGGTCATCTTCCTCGATACCCCTGGCATCCACCAGGCGGACAACCTGCTCAACCAGGTCTTGCTCCGCCAGGCCTTGTCCACCCTGTCAGACGCGGACCTAATCCTGTTCATGGTCGAACCGGACCGAAGACAAAAGGATCATGAACTAGTGCTGAAAGCCCTCAAAAACCAGGATCGGCCGATAATTCTTGCCTTTAATAAAATTGACCTGATCAAAAAGAAGGACCTCCTGCCATGGATGGAGAGGTACAGCCGCGAACTGCCTCTGGCCGCCCTGGTTCCCATCTCAGCGCTGACAGGCGAGGGGTTACCCGTGCTCCTCGAGGAGATCGTCAAGCAGCTGCCAGAGGGGCCGGAGTATTATCCCCCTGATACCATCACCGATCAGCCCGAGAGGTTCATCGCCGCGGAGATGATCCGGGAGCAGGTCTTCAACCTGACCAGGCAGGAAATACCCTATTCAACAGCCGTGACAATCGAGGAGTTCAACGAGGATCGTTCTGACCTGGTCCGAATCAAGGCCGTGATCCATGTGGAGAGGAACTCCCAGAAGGGAATCATCATCGGTAAAAAAGGGGAGATGTTGAAACGGATCGGATCGGCGGCCCGTCAGGATATCGAGCGCCTGACCGGAACCAGGGTCTTCCTCGAACTTTTTGTGCGGGTTGAAAAAAACTGGAGCCAAGACCGGCGCGCCATACGCCGCTTAGGGTACAGATAA